GCAAAGGTTCCAGCTGAATGGCGAGATCCGCTGCATTGTTAAAAGAACCGGCCTGTTGCGAAGCTGCTGCTGAAGTCACTACAATAGCCATAGAAATGATTCCACCGAGTACCACGGCCACGACCGTATCAAAACGGACAGCAGGCAGGTCGTCGGGAGATTTCCATTTTTCGGATACGGAAGAAGCATGCAAGAACAGGTTGTAGGGCACCACGGTAGTCCCCACCAGTCCAATCACCATCAGCCATCCTCCGGCAGGCACCTCCGGCACGGTAGGAACCAACATTCCTTTGATCATCGCTCCCAGGTCGGGCCCAACCATCAGGGCGGTTACGATAAAAACAATACTCATCAAAAGCACCAGGCCTATCAGTGTTTTTTCGATCAACTTATAACTTCCGGAAAATAACAAAGCCATAGCGATGATTCCGATGATCAGTCCCCACAAATTAAGGGTTCCACCGTTAACCTGGACATTAAGGCTGCCCAATGCGGTATCCATGCCCAAAACGGCTCCGCTGATATTTCCCGCCTCATAAGCGCCGTTGCCGATGATGATGGCACAAAAAACCAGTAGCAGGCTTAGCAGTCGCCAGAAGGGGTGGTTGATCTGCCCCCGCAGGGCTTCTCCCAACCCCTGTTGAGTGACCAACCCCAGGCGGGCAGCCATTTCCTGCAGGATTATCGTGGCAAACACCGAAAAAACGAGGCCCCAGAGCAATGCATATACAAAGGAATAACCGGCGAGAGAACAAACCGTTACGGTGCCCGGTCCGATAAAAGCCGAGGTGATCAAAATCGCCGGCCCTGTGGATTTTATTTTTTTTAAAAATTGCACGTGGTTATTTTAGATTGAAGGAGATTGAAGGAGATTGAGGGTCCGTTTTTTATTATTTTTCATCGATTAGAAATATCATTGTTACGATAATTTTTTTCTCATTGAGGCCAAAATTTTCACGAGTTCCAGACTTTCCGAGTGAAGGGTTTTAATAAAATCGTCCGTACAGGTATTCGAATCGATGAGTAAATCCAACCACATTTCCGTTTCATCGGCTTCTTCAACAGCAATACATAATTTGCTAAAAAACTCAGCTTTTGCCCTTGCTCGCATCGCAACCCTATAATTAGCATACTTTGAAGTACCCGATTTTGTAAGTTGATATCGGATGACTCTTGGACTGAACCTTTTCCGGCAACAAATCCCCAAATTTCAATATCTCCAAACAAAATTCCTTCAATCTTGCCCCAACATTAATCTTATATTCAACCCAATTATTCTGCTCCATAAATTCAATCTTTATCAATCTTTATCAACCTCATTCCATCTTAAGAATTTTCGCCCCCGGTTCGAATTTCTTCCTGATCTTTTTCAGGGTTGATTGCACTTCACTTTCGGCATCATAAACCATCTGGACCCCCACCACGGTAAGTTTACCTTCCTTATCGGTATAAGGTTCATAACCGGCTTCAAATATGCGTTTCACCAATTTATCCACATTGGATTGATTGCCGAATTTTCCGATAATGATTATAGCCACTTTTTCATTGGGGGAAAGCGTCGGAGCCTCAGAACCTTCGGCCTGAGGATCAGGAGGCGGCGGTTGCTGTTCATCACCTGTTGGAGCCCCTTCGTCATCGTCATAATCATTCACCACTTCATAATCGCTCTGGTTATCACTCGGACTAACGTTTACCCGTTCATTAGCCACGGCTTCACCACTTGTCTTTGATTCGGCATTATTTTTAAATACGGCCAGATAAATAGCGGAAATGACTACTATTAAAGCAGCAGCGCTCACCCAAAGCAGGTTTTTGGTAAACCAGTCGGCTATAGTATTGGTCACTTTTTCTGATTTTGTGGAAGGAGGATTGGACGATTTTGTATTTACAGATTCTGTAAAAGGCCTTGAAACCGGGTAAAAATGCAGATCCGGCAACCCGAAAGTATCCGCATTAAAATTATGACTTTCAGGCAAAAACTTAAAGTTCCCTTCAAAATCTTTGTACAATCGGCCCAATCCATGAAACGTCAGGAATTCTTTTTTTTCAAGTCGGTTTTTCAGATCAGCGACGTATTTTTCAACCACTTTCTCTGCCCTGGAAACCGGCAACCCGTGTTTCTTCTTGAGTATCTTAATCAGGAGGCCGTCATCCATTACCAGGTTGCGGTTGAAATTGAGGGCCGAACCAGGTGGTTTGATCTCTCCCTGGACATAATCAATGCTGGCATCTTTATAGGCTTTAACAAAACTTCCAAATCCTGGTAAGCTCACCGTATCATGTTCAAAAAGCAATTCGGCAATATAAGCGCCCGGATCAATTTCCATATGTTTAAGATTTTATCCTATAAAGATACGTTTTTTAATAAAAATAGTGGATTTTTGTCCTAAAGCATCACCAATGCGCACTAACAGAAAAACACGGCGAATTCGATTATTTTCGATAGCAATCATCATTTATATGTTGGCGGCCTTTACGTGGTGGGCTCTTTTATTGCGAAAAAAAACCATCAAATACCACAACCTGCAAATTGAGTTGGTCGAAAGCAAACCACTTGACCCTGAAGAGAAACGGTTACAATTGGAAAAAATCGAGCACGAACTTTCGTTGCAAAACAGAATGATCCTGGGAGAAGCCATTTTTTTTGGACTCAGCCTTTCCATTGGGTTATGGTTCGTTTACCGTTCTTACCGACAGGCAATACAGGTTTCCAAAAACCAGACCAATTTCCTACTGGCCATCACCCACGAATTGAAAACGCCCATCGCATCCATCAGCCTGATTCTGGAGACCCTTATCAAGCGTAAAATCAATGAAGATCAAAAGCAAAAAATGGGCTCCGATGCCATGAGGGAAACGCGCCGACTGGATTCCCTGGTCAATAATCTCTTATTGTCTGCCCGACTGGATTCCAAATACAAACCTTTTCCTGAATGGCTGGACTTGTGTGGGATTTGTGAAAAAATTGTGGCAGAATACCGGGGCAAATACCCGGAAGCCGAGTTCGCCATCTCCTGCGGTAAGGATCTGCCCATGGTATATGCCGACAAGGAGGGCATGATTGCCATCATTCATAATCTTTTGGGCAATGCCATCAAATACAGTGAAAATACCCCCCGGGTAGAGATCAACATTACTTCGACGGATCAGAACATTGAATTAAAAGTGGCAGACCATGGAATCGGTATTCCTGAGGCTGAAAAGAAAAAGGTTTTTGAAAGATTTTATCGTTCCGGTAACGAAGCTATCCGCAAGACCAAAGGTACCGGGCTGGGACTTTTTATCATCAGGGAAATTGTACGGGCCCATAGGGGGAAAATCCGGCTGGAAAACAATGTTCCTTCGGGGACTGTTTTTATCATTACACTACCTATTGAATAACAGATGCGTATATTATTAGTGGAAGACGAGGCGAGCATTCGCAATACCATAAAACTGAACCTGGAGCTTTCAGATTATGAAGTGGTGACGGCGGAAAATGGCTCTGAAGCCCTGGACAAGGTGATGAGCCAGCATTTCGACCTGCTTATCCTGGACGTTATGTTGCCCGATATGGACGGTTTCCAGATTTGCGAACAAATCCGGCTTTCCGATTTTGAGACCCCCATCATTTTTGTCACGGCGAGGAATTCGGGAGATGACCGCATCAAAGGCCTGAAACTCGGGGCTGATGACTACCTGACCAAACCTTTTGAGTTTGAAGAGCTGGAACTCAGGATCGGTAAATTGCTCCAGCGCGCCGGCAAATCCACTGGCGATGAAACCTCCATTTATGCTTTTGGCAATAACCGCATGAATTTCAAAACTTTTGACGCCTGGGGCCGTAACGGCGCTTTTACCCTCACCAAAAAAGAAGCCATGCTGCTCAAGTTGCTCATCGACCGCAAAAACCAGGTGGTCTCCCGCCGCCAGATCCTGCAGTCGGTTTGGGGTTATGATGTTTTTCCTTCCACCCGGACGATTGATAATTTCATCCTTTCTTTCCGGAAATATTTTGAGGAGGATCCGAGGAATCCAAAGTTTTTCATTTCGGTGCGGGGCGTTGGCTATAAGTTTGTGGAATAAATTCCCGGAATTTGTAGATCCTGCTGAAACACTTTACTGTCTTTTGCAGGAGGTATAGAAGGGATGACGCAGGAGACAGGCTTTTTTATTTTTTGAATATGCCTGGCCATCAGGGGAAGTTATTTCCTTAATAACTCTGCGAGCAAAGAATCTATCGCGGTGGTAACGCTTATAGATGGATCATTTTTCAATTTGGATCCTTGAAAAATCTCAACTATCCTACCTTCACGGTTTACCACAATCGTACTCGGATACCCCCATATCAAACGAAAATTTTCCTCAATTATATGTTTTGCATTGGTTACATGGGTAAAAATAAAAGTATTAGTCTTTAAGAATTCTTTTACGTCATGTTCTGAATCATTGGAAAAAGATACATAATTAACCTTTTCTTTACCATATTTATTGACGATAGAATTTAAGTCTGGTATTTCGGCAATACAGGGGGCACATTTTATGAACCAAAAATTAATCACCGTCACCTTTCCAATTAGGTTTTTTGTTTCGATTTCGTCCCCATTTATATCTGTAACTTTAAAAAAAGGCAATAGCGAGCCAACAAGGCACTTTGCGTCAAATCCTGTATAACCAAAACCTTTTTTTGTAGCCCCTTCCATATCGAACTCAATAGTTTTGACATTTTCAAAGCATTTATTATACCGCACTTCATAGGTGTCTGTAGGTTGACAAGATACGTTTAGCAAAATAAATAATAAAATAATGGATAACAAGCGACACAAATTATGTATCGATTTATCAAAAATTATTTTCTGAAAACGTTCAGAAATAGAAATAACAATCATACTCATTTCATTTAAAGCATTGTAAGATTAATTGCCTTGAAGGATCAGTGAATCTTAATTTAAATTCAACGGATTTGGAAAATGTTTCTTAATGTATCAACCCTATATACCTCAACATTACCATTTATTTTTTTATTAAAGAGTTTGTTGATATAATCTCTACCCGCTTGATTGTAACCCAATGCAACAACAACAACTGAGTCAGGATGATAAACTGGATCAAGTTTATCAAACCAGTTTTTTTCATAAAATTTTTTTATTTCATTGTGACCTATTAAATTCAAGTTTTTATAGTTTTTTGGATTATTATTACTATAGAAAAAATCGATTCTTTTTTTAGCAATGAAAAGAGGGTTTTCCATAAATGTCGTTTCAACTAACCCTGATTCTGGAATTTTAACAAGTCTATTGCCATCATCGTCATAATTTTTGGCTACTCCATTGACTTGATTATATGCAATATATATAGTGCCTATGAATTCTTTTGGGATGAAAAATTTTGTTCGAGTGGCCTCTTTATCTTTTTTTAAAGAATGTCCCTCTCTGATGCAAGTTACAATTTCAGCAATGTGGTTATCAATTCCATCGCCTTTTTTATATGTGATTAAAAGTAGGAAATCTTTTTCCAAATGAACCAAAAAATTTTCAAATATATCTCCCGTCCTTTCTCCTTTAATTATTAAGAAAAGACTATCTTTTTTTTGTATGAAGTCATAAATAAATTGACCGTATTCTTCAAGGTGAAATTTTCGGTTGCCATTATAAATATTTACTTCTCCATTTTTCAAAAATTCTATTGCGTAATCTTTATCACCAACACCAATCCATTTACCTATAACCTGTTCTTCTATAGAAGGCTGGCAAGCAAATAAAAAAAAAGATAGTCCAAGCAGGATGGAAAAAGAATATTTAGTGATCATTATTTCGATTTAAAATTTATGTTTAAGAAATCTAACTGTTCGTGTACGGGTTAAAGCTGCAAGCTTCTTTTTTTCAATCCTGTTTTTTTTATTGTACTCATAGTTAAGCCTTCTTTTTGTTAAATTTTAGGTTTCTGATTTATCTGCAATAATTAGTACAGCCAATTAAAAGTAGATTTAAAAAATTCAGTGAATTCTTTTTTCGAGCGTATCAATGGTAAACGTCTGGACGTTTCCCAAAATATTTTCATCAAATAGCTTGTTAACTAAATCCCTTGAAGGATTAAAACGTTCAACAAATCCAACAATCAATTTTGGGTCATATCGTCCTTGTATATAATCACAGTTTAACAATGCTAATTCATCAAACTGGAATACATGAATTTCGTCTACTTCATTTGTGTTTTTTCGGAATATTCTCACTCTGCCTTTGCTTATTATTCTTAAATCCTCAACAAATGTTGTTTTTAAAAGGCCAGATTGTGGGATATTTAAAGTAATATTTCCATCAGAATCAACAATCGGATGACTTCCATTTTTTTGCCCAAAAGCAATAAGAATTTCATTTTTATTAAACTCTGTTGGTAAAACTAACGACAATGATTTATATGCCCCCTTAGTTCTTTTTTTAGTCCCTTGCCTAAAAAAAGAATTAACCATTTGAAGGTGATTGTCAATACCCTCTCCTTGTTTATAATTAGCAAGAGTAAGATGATCTCCATCTACGAAGCATAAGTATTTGTCATAAAATTTATTATTATTCT
This sequence is a window from Lewinellaceae bacterium. Protein-coding genes within it:
- a CDS encoding response regulator transcription factor, which codes for MRILLVEDEASIRNTIKLNLELSDYEVVTAENGSEALDKVMSQHFDLLILDVMLPDMDGFQICEQIRLSDFETPIIFVTARNSGDDRIKGLKLGADDYLTKPFEFEELELRIGKLLQRAGKSTGDETSIYAFGNNRMNFKTFDAWGRNGAFTLTKKEAMLLKLLIDRKNQVVSRRQILQSVWGYDVFPSTRTIDNFILSFRKYFEEDPRNPKFFISVRGVGYKFVE
- a CDS encoding TlpA family protein disulfide reductase is translated as MIVISISERFQKIIFDKSIHNLCRLLSIILLFILLNVSCQPTDTYEVRYNKCFENVKTIEFDMEGATKKGFGYTGFDAKCLVGSLLPFFKVTDINGDEIETKNLIGKVTVINFWFIKCAPCIAEIPDLNSIVNKYGKEKVNYVSFSNDSEHDVKEFLKTNTFIFTHVTNAKHIIEENFRLIWGYPSTIVVNREGRIVEIFQGSKLKNDPSISVTTAIDSLLAELLRK
- a CDS encoding Nramp family divalent metal transporter; translated protein: MQFLKKIKSTGPAILITSAFIGPGTVTVCSLAGYSFVYALLWGLVFSVFATIILQEMAARLGLVTQQGLGEALRGQINHPFWRLLSLLLVFCAIIIGNGAYEAGNISGAVLGMDTALGSLNVQVNGGTLNLWGLIIGIIAMALLFSGSYKLIEKTLIGLVLLMSIVFIVTALMVGPDLGAMIKGMLVPTVPEVPAGGWLMVIGLVGTTVVPYNLFLHASSVSEKWKSPDDLPAVRFDTVVAVVLGGIISMAIVVTSAAASQQAGSFNNAADLAIQLEPLLGRWAKYFMAGGLFAAGISSAITAPLAASYVAAGIFGFKPDLKEWKFKLTGGLILFIGVLFSLLGFKPIHVIKFAQMANGILLPFIAIFLVWMVNRASLLGSYKNNLRQNIFAGIIILVTLFLSAKSILSVLGYL
- a CDS encoding HAMP domain-containing histidine kinase; the encoded protein is MRTNRKTRRIRLFSIAIIIYMLAAFTWWALLLRKKTIKYHNLQIELVESKPLDPEEKRLQLEKIEHELSLQNRMILGEAIFFGLSLSIGLWFVYRSYRQAIQVSKNQTNFLLAITHELKTPIASISLILETLIKRKINEDQKQKMGSDAMRETRRLDSLVNNLLLSARLDSKYKPFPEWLDLCGICEKIVAEYRGKYPEAEFAISCGKDLPMVYADKEGMIAIIHNLLGNAIKYSENTPRVEINITSTDQNIELKVADHGIGIPEAEKKKVFERFYRSGNEAIRKTKGTGLGLFIIREIVRAHRGKIRLENNVPSGTVFIITLPIE